A segment of the Aromatoleum aromaticum EbN1 genome:
ACCTCGATGCGGAGTTTCGTGCCGACGCGGGATACGTCGAGCTGGCCGATTCGCCGCCGCCGAGCCTCTCCGAGGATGTCGTGATCCTGGGGCGCGAAACGCCGTCCGGCAAAGGCGGCTTCAAGCTCTCTGCCGACGTGCTGGTCGCGCTCGGCGAGAACCTGTACCTGTCGGCGCTCGGCGTCGATACGCGGCTCGCGGGGGAGCTGCTGCTGCGCGTGCGCGATGGCGAGCCGCTGAGCGCGGTCGGCACGATCGCGACGGTCGGCGGCACGTATCAGGGCTATGGCCAGAGCCTCGTGATCGAGCGCGGCCGGATCAATTTCCAGGGGCCGTTGAACAACCCGGGCCTGAACATCGTCGCATTGCGCAAGGGGCTCGCGGTCGAAGCCGGGGTCGCGATCGTCGGCAGTGCGAGGCGGCCGCAGGTGCGGCTGGTGTCGGAGCCGAACGTGCCGGACCCGGAGAAGCTGTCCTGGCTCGTCCTCGGCCGCCCGCCGACGGCCGGCGGCGGCGCGGACCTCGGCCTGCTGCTGCCGGCCGCCCAAGCCCTGCTCGGCGGGCCGGGCGGCGGCATGACCGAACAGCTGTCGCGCAGCCTCGGCTTCGACCAGTTATCGATCGGGCAGGGTGAATTGAGCAGCGTCACGCGCGGCGCGACGAGCCGCGTCGTCGGCGAAGGTTCGGTCGTGACCGGCGAAGGGACCGTCACCGGACAGGTGCTGTCGCTCGGCAAGCGCCTGTCGTCGGACCTGTTCCTGTCGTTCGAGCAGAGCCTCGGCGGCGCCGAAAGCCTCGTCAAGCTGACCTACCAGCTGACCCGGCAGGTCTCCGTCGTGGCGCGCGGCGGCAACGACAACTCGGCCGACGTCTATTACACAATCTCCTTCAAATAACCGGGAATGGACGTGCAGCGGCGCTGTCATAGCAGCAGCGATTCCCAAGGAGGTGATCCGTATGACGGAACAGGAAATGCCCGCGGCACGTGAAACCGCCATTCTGGCCGGTGGCTGTTTCTGGTGCCTGGAGGCCGTGTTCAAGGATGTGGAAGGCGTGGAGGCGGTGACGTCCGGCTATACCGGCGGACGCGTCGATTCTCCGTCCTATCGCCAGGTGTGCGAAGGTGGAACAGGCCACGCCGAAGCCGTGCGCATCGTGTTCGACCCCGAAGTGATCGGCTACCGTGATCTGCTGGAGATATTCTTCGTCATCCACGACCCGACGAGCCTCAACCGGCAGGGCAACGACGTCGGCACGCAATACCGTTCCGCGATCTTCGCGACGACGGACGAGCAGTTGCACGAGGCGCTCGCGCTGATCGAGGAAATGGGCGAGATGCGTGTGTACCCGTCGGCGATCGTGACCAAGGTGGAGCGTGCCGGCACGTTCTGGCCGGCGGAGGATGTGCACCGCGATTATTACGCGCGCAACTCGGACCAGTCGTATTGCCAGTACGTCGTCGCGCCGAAGATCGCGAAATTCCGCGAGAACTTCGCCAGCCGGCGCAAGCAGGGCGGGTAGAATCCGGGTTTTCGCTTCAATCAGGAGAATACCGATGTCCCAGACCACGACCGCCAGCGGCCTCATCATCGAAGACATGGAGGTCGGCAACGGCGCGACGGCCGAGAAAGGCAAGAGCGTATCGGTGCATTACACTGGCTGGCTCACCGACGGCCGCAAGTTCGATTCGAGCAAGGATCGTAACGATCCGTTCGAGTTTCCGCTCGGCGCCGGCCACGTCATCCGCGGCTGGGACGAAGGCGTGCAGGGCATGCAGGAAGGCGGCCGGCGCAAGCTGACGATCCCGCCCGAGCTCGGCTACGGCGCGCGCGGCGCCGGTGGCGTGATCCCGCCGAACGCGACGCTGGTGTTCGAAGTGGAGCTGCTGAAAGTCCGCTGAACGGGGTTCATGCCGGCGCTTCGCGCGCCGGCCGTAATGTCGGGGAATGTTTCAGGCGCCGGACCCTTCCGTCGCTCCGCCTGCTCCCGCGCGCACTGACGTGGTTTACCATGGCGGCCGTTCCGTTCCCGTTGTCATCATGCGCACCCTCACTCCGCACCAGGCCCTGCTGCTGTCGATCCTCGCCGCGCTGACCACGATCGGCATGAAGGCGGGGGCGTGGTGGCTGACCGGCTCGGTCGGATTCCTCTCCGATGCGCTGGAGTCTCTCGTCAATCTCGCCGGCGCGTCGTTCGCGCTGCTGATGGTGTCGTTGGCCCGCGCTCCGGCCGACCCCGAGCACCCGTACGGCCACGGCAAGGCGGAGTATTTCTCGGCCGCTTTCGAAGGCATGCTGATCTTCGTCGCCGCGCTGGTGATCCTCGCGACGGCCGTCGAACGCCTGATCCATCCGCAACCGCTCGGTGCGCTCGGTCTCGGCACGGTGCTGTCGGTCGGCGCGAGCCTCGTCAACCTGGTCGTTGCACGCATCCTGTTCCAAGTCGGGCGGGCGCACCGTTCGCTCGCGCTCGAAGCCGATGCGCGCCATCTGATGACCGACGTGTGGACGACTGCAGGTGTCGTCGCCGGCGTCGGGCTGGCGAGCCTCAGCGGCTGGAACTGGCTCGATCCGCTCGTGGCAGCCGGCGTCGCGGTGAACATCCTGCGCGAAGGCTGGGGCCTGATGCACCGCTCGGTCGACGGCCTGATGGACCGTGCGCTCGACGACGCCGAAATCCGGCACATCGAGGCGGTGCTGCACTCCTGTTGCAACGGGGGCGGACGCTTCGTCAACCTGAAGACGCGCGTCGCCGGAGCGATGCAGTTCGCGCATGTCGATCTGCGCGTGCCGGGAGACTGGACTGTTGCGCACGCCCATGCGCTTGCCGACGCGGCCGAGGAGGCGGTCAGGACCCAGACCGGGACGCGCCTGACGACCCATATCGAGCCGATCGATTAGCTCCCCCGGCGCGTGCCGAAAGCCTGCTCACGTCGTTGCCGCGGCCCCTCCGGGTTCGGCCATCGAGTCGCCGATGATCTGCCGTGCGTAGGTCGTCTGCTCCTCGGTCGTGGCATGCGCGACGAGGACCACGTGGCCGCTCGCGAGCGCATCCTTGACGAGATCGGCGACGTCGCCCTTGCTGTTCTCCGCGCCGGCAGCCGCCCCGACGATGGCGCCGAGGCTTGCTCCCCAGCCGAGCATCGACAGCGCGCCGAGCACCGGGCTGGCGACGAACAGGCTGATGTTCGCCGCCGCCAGCGCAACGGTCCCCGCAGCGCCGGCGAGCGTCCCGACCGCGGTGCCGATCGCGCCGTCACGCAGCACTTCCTTCAGCACGTCGTCGCTGTCGGCCGTGGCGTCCTCGCTCTCGCGCCTGCTGCCCGGTTCAAGCAGCTTCGCCTTGTCCCGCGGCAGGCCGCGCTGAACGAGCCGCTCCAGCGCTGCTTCAGCCGCCGCGCGCGTCTCGTAGACGCCCAATACTCTGTGCAGGTAGTTTTCCATCGTGTGCTCCTGTCCGGCGGACGGTGCGCCGTCGCACGCGTTCTCCGCATCCGGGATAGAGTGCGGCGGGGAGGCTCGTGTTCCGGATCGCTGCATGGAACGGTCGGCGTAGGCTTTCCCGTACGCACGCTGCGGAGGGTCAGTCCTTGCCGGAGTCGTCGAATCGTTTCCGGCTGCGGCGCATGCCGATGTACGCCCCGAGCCCGATCGCAGCGACGAGGACGATGAAGATGAGAGGATGCAGCAGATCACGCACGGAGCGTACTGTATCGCGGGACGCGCCCGCGCGAGCGAGCGGCACGGCCCGATTCCGGAAACTTCGCCTATGATGCGCCCGACCCGATGACCCGCTCCGCAAGTCCCGTTCGCACCGTCGTCCTGTTCGCCACCGTGTTTGTCGAGGGTTTTTCGTCACTCGGTGCGGAGATCATCGCGTTGCGCCGCCTGGTGCCGCATCTGGGCAGCGCGATCACCGTGACGGCGCCGACGATCGGCTTCTTCCTGCTCGCGCTCGCGCTCGGATACCAGGCGGGCGGACGCGTCGAGCGCGATTTCCTCGGACGCGTGCGGCGCAACTTCCTGCTGGCCGCCGCATTGATCGCAGTGGGACTCGCCGGACCGGTCATCGACGCGTTGTTCGCGCACGTTACTCCTGCGCCGCTCGCGTACCTGATCTTCGTCGCCGGCGTGCTGTGCCCGATCGCGTGGCTGCTCGGCCAGACGGTGCCGGTGCTGACCAACCTGCTGCGCGACGATCGCGTCGGCGCGCGCAGCGGTGCGGCGCTGTACTGGTCGACGCTCGGGTCTTTCCTCGGTTCGCTGTCGCTGTCGCTGCTGGTCATGCAGTGGCTCGGCGTCGCCGCGGCGATCCTCGTCTGCGCGACGCTGCTCCTGTGCCTGGTGCCATGGCTGCAGGATTCCCGCGAGCGGACGGTGGCGGCCGACCTGCCGCTCATCGCGCTGGTCGCCGTCGCGGCGTTCGGCGGCAATGTGCTGCTGCCGCAACAGATCGAGACCGCCTACGCCACTTACCGGGTCGGCCCGGTGGCGCTGCCCGGCATGACCGATCCGCGCGTGTTCTGGATCAACAATCAGGTCGCTTCGATAATCGACGACAGCGAGCCGCCGCGCTACACGCGCTACATCGAGCGGCTGCGTACGGTGATGCTCGACGAAATGGGTTTTCGCAGCCGCAGCATCCTGGTGCTCGGCGCCGGCGGCTTCACGCTTTCGCATCGCGAACCGCTCAACGACTACCTCTACGTCGATATCGACCCGGCAATACGCGAACTGGCGGAGCGGGAGTTCCTCGGTACCGGCAGCCGTGGACGCTTTGTCGCCGCCGACGCGCGGCGTTTCGTCGCCGACACCGACGAGCGCTTCGACGCGGTCGTCGTCGACGCCTACAGCGCGCTCACGAGCATTCCCGCGCACCTGGTCACGCGCGAATTCTGGCAGGGGACGCAGCGCGTGCTGGCGCCGCAAGGCGTGATGTTCGCGAACCTGATCCTCGATTCGCGCCTCGCGACGCCGTACGCGCGCAACCTGCTGGCGACGATCCAGTCGGTATATGGCCCCTGCGCGGTTGAAATCCTGTTCCGCGACCGCCCGCTCTCGAACGTCCTGGTGCAATGCTTCGCCGGCGCCCCGCCGCCGGCCGCCGAGCCCTACACCGACGAGCGCAACCGCGCGGATCTCGACGTGCTGCGCTCGCGCTAGCGGGTGGCAGGCGGGCGCGCACCGGCGTCTCTCAAAAAAACGCCGGGCCGTCCCAGGTTTTCTTGTCCCCCTTGGGGGGCGGAAACGGCAAAGCCGTTTCCTGGGGGCGCTCAGACTTCGCGCGCGATCTCGGCGAGGATGTCGGCGCCGTACGCGTCGAGCTTGCGGTCGCCAATGCCCGAAATGCCCGCGAGCTCGGCGAGGGTCGCGGGCCGCGCGAGCGCGATTTCGCGCAGCGTCGCGTCGTGGAAGATCACGTAGGCGGGTACGTTGCGTTCGCGCGCGGTCGCCGCCCGCCACGCCCGCAGGCGGTCGAACAAGGTCAGCGGCACGCCGTCCGGGATATCCAGGCGTGTGCTGCGGCTGCGCTTCGCACGGCGTTTTTCCGGCGCCAGGCGCAGCGCGAACTCGGCTTCGCCGCGCAGCAGCGGGCGGGCGAGGTCGGTCAGCGTCAGCGCGCTGTGGCGGTCGTGGTCGACGGCGAGGAGCCCCCGCGCGACGAGCTGGCGGAACAGGGTGCGCCAGGTTTTTTCGTCGAGGTCGGCGCCGATGCCGAACGTGCTGACCTGGTCGTGCTTCCAGTCGCGCACCTTGTCGGTGAGTTCGCCGCGCAGCACGTCGATGACGTGGCCGGCGCCGAAGCGCTGGCCGGTGCGGAACACGCCCGACAGCGCCCGGCGCGCGGCGTCGGTCGCATCCCACGTGCGCGGCGGCTCGAGACAGTTGTCACAGTTGCCGCACGCTTCGCCGGCTTCGCCGAAATGCGCGAGCAGGAACTGGCGGCGGCAGCCGGTCGTTTCGACCAGGCCGACCAGTGCGTCGAGTCGCGCCCGCGCCCGCCACTTGAATTCGTCCGCGCCTTCGGACTCGTCGATCATGCGCCGCTGCTGCACGACGTCCTGCGCGCCCCACGCCATCCACGCCTGCGCCGCGAGTCCATCGCGCCCGGCCCGGCCGGTCTCCTGGTAGTAGCCTTCGATCGAGCGCGGCAGGTCGAGGTGGGCGACGAAGCGCACGTCGGGTTTGTCGATGCCCATGCCGAACGCGATCGTCGCGACCATGACGATGCCGTCTTCGCGCAGGAAGCGGCTCTGGTGCGCGGCGCGGGTTTCCTGCGCCATGCCGGCGTGGTAGGGAAGGGCACGGATGCCCTGTTCGCCGAGCCATGCCGCCGTTTCCTCGACCTTGCGCCGCGACAGGCAATACACGATGCCTGCTTCGCCGGCGTGATCGTCGCGGATGAACGCGAGCAGCTGGGCGCGCGGGTTGTCCTTGTCGACCATGCGGTAGCGGATGTTCGGCCGGTCGAAGCTCGACACGAAGCGGCGGGCGTCGCCGAGCGCGAGGCGCCGGGCGATCTCCTCGCGGGTTTCGGGGTCGGCGGTGGCGGTCAGCGCGATCCGCGGCACTGCCGGGAAGCGTTCGGACAGCACTGACAGCTGCAGGTATTCCGGGCGGAAGTCGTGGCCCCACTGCGACACGCAGTGCGCCTCGTCGATCGCGAACAGCGCGATGCGTCCGGCCTCGTGCAGCCTGTCGAGCGTCGCGAGCAGGCGCGCCGTCAGCAGGCGTTCGGGCGCGACGTACAGCAGGTCGAGCCGTCCGGCGACGAGATCGCGCTCGACCGCGGCGGACTCGTCGGCGGCCTGGCTGGAGTTCAGATAGGCGGCCGCGACGCCGGCTTCGCGCAGCGCGCTGACCTGGTCCTGCATCAGCGCGATCAGAGGCGACACGACCACCGCAGTGCCCGTGCGCATCAGCGCCGGGATCTGGAAGCACAGCGACTTGCCGCCGCCGGTAGGCATCAGCACCAGCGCGTCGCCGCCGGCAGCGACGTGTTCGACGATCGCCGCCTGCTCGCCACGGAAGGCGGTGTAACCGAAGACGTGTTCGAGAAGGTGAAGCGAGGAGGGGGAAGCTGCAACGGGAGTCATCAGCGGCATTTTAACGGCGTCGTGCGCCAGTGGGCGGCCGATCGGGCGATCGCTTGCCGCAGCGGCGCCCGGACCGCTCGCGACGTGCGATTTCAGCTGCGGCGGATGCGCCCGAGCAGGGCAGTCGTCGAGCGCTCGTGCTGGAACGGAATCGAATGCACGGTGCCCCCCCAACTGCGCACTTCGGCCGCGCCGATGATCCGTTCGGGCGCCCAGTCGCCGCCTTTGACGAGGACGTCCGGCCGGGCTTCGAGGATGCACGCGAGCGGCGTGTCTTCGTCGAACCACGTCACGAGGTCCACGCATTCGAGCGCCGCCATGACCGCAGCGCGATCCTCGAGCGGATTGACCGGCCGGTCGTCGCCTTTGCCCAGCCGCCGCACCGACGCGTCGGTGTTCAGCGCGACGATCATGGCCGCGCCGAGCGCGCGCGCCTGGGCGAGGTAGGTCACGTGGCCGCGATGCAGGATGTCGAAACAGCCGTTCGTGAATACGAGCGGGCGGGGCAGCGCCGCGGCACGGCTCGCGAGTTCCTCTGGCGGGCAGATCTTGGTTTCGAAAGCGGGGCGGAAATAGCGCATTTTTCGTGTCGCAGTTTGTGGGCGCCGCGATTCTAGCGTGGAAGCGCACGGCAGGTCGGCCGCAGCAGGGAACACCCTGCGGGAAAACCCTGATACGGTCTTCCATTCCTTGCGGGCAGTAAGCATCTAGCACGTATTGCGCTGCAAAATATTGATGATGCTCAAAAACCCGTATTGCGAACGCCGATTTTGCTATGGCATGATCGGTTCGACTACACGGAAAAGTCTTCCATCATCACGATTGCAATTCCTTCCGGGTAGCGGTTCGTTCTCGCCGGTGAGCCATGATGTACGGCTTCCGGCGCCGGCCGTCACGGCTCGGGAAGCGGGCTCGCGCGTCATGCGATTCCGCCTCCCCGGCGACGCCGATACTGCATTCGATAGAGGTTGGGACATGCGTCTTGCCGGTCGCGTTGCAGCTCCAGTCATCCTGCTCCCCGTAGCTTCCGCTGCCGTCGCGCAGAGCATACCGAGCAAATTCAACCTCCCGCCGCCCGTCACGCCGATCGGCGCCCAGATCTACGACCTGCACAACCTGATGCTGATCATCTGCCTGGTGATCTTCGTCGCGGTGTTCGGCGTCATGTTCTGGGCGGTATTCCGGCATCGCAAGTCGCGCGGTGCGGTGGCCGCGAATTTCCACGAGAACACGTCGGTGGAGATCGCCTGGACGATCATCCCGGTGTTCATCCTGCTCGGGATGGCGTGGCCAGCGACGAAAACGGTACTGGACATGAAGAATACCGCGGACCCCGACATCACGATCAAGGCCACCGGCTACCAGTGGAAATGGGGCTATGACTACCTGCAGGGCGAAGGGCAGGGGATCCGCTTCGTCTCGAACCTGTCCACGCCGCGTGACCAGATCGAAGGCGCGGCGCCGAAAGGCGAGCACTACCTGCTCGAAGTCGACAACCCGCTCGTCGTGCCGGTCGGCAAGCGCATCCGGGTGCTGACGACGGCCAACGACGTGATCCACTCGTGGTGGGTGCCGGCGTTCGGCGTCAAGCAGGATGCGATCCCCGGTTTCATCCGCGACGCGTGGTTCCGCGCCGATACCGAAGGCGTGTATCGCGGCAACTGCGCCGAGCTGTGCGGACGCGATCACGGCTTCATGCCGGTCGAAGTGCACGTCGTGTCGCAGCAGGCTTACACCGAATGGGTCGCCCGCCAGCTCGCGGCAGGGGCGGCATCTGACACGGCAGGCGCAACGGCGCAGGGCGCGACGCCGGTGCCCGCCGCACCGACTGAAGGGGTTGCGCAATCCGCGCCCGCGAACGCCGCCCCCGCAGGCAACTGAACGGCAGCACGAAGCGCAGCACTCGCTCCAGCCGGCAAGCCGGAGCGGAACGTCAAGGAGGCAGCATGGCCGCGGTAACCCCCGATCAGTTGCACGACCACCATCATGGCCCGACCGGGCTGATGCGCTGGATCACGACGACGAATCACAAGGACATCGGCACGATGTACCTGATCTTCGCCTTCGTGATGTTCCTGTCCGGCGGCGTGCTGGCGCTGACGATCCGCGCCGAACTGTTCCAGCCAGGCCTGCAGATCGTCCAGCCGGAGTTCTTCAACCAGCTCACGACGATGCACGGCCTGGTGATGATCTTCGGCGCGATCATGCCGGCTTTCGTCGGCTTCGCGAACTGGCAGATCCCGCTGATGATCGGCGCCAGCGACATGGCCTTCGCGCGCATGAACAACTGGAGCTTCTGGCTGCTGCCGCCGGCGGCAATCCTGCTGATCGGCTCGTTCTTCGTGCCCGGCGGCGCGACCGCGGCGGGATGGACGATGTACGCGCCGCTGTCGGTGCAGATGGGCATCGGCCAGGACATGGCGATCTTC
Coding sequences within it:
- the msrA gene encoding peptide-methionine (S)-S-oxide reductase MsrA, with translation MTEQEMPAARETAILAGGCFWCLEAVFKDVEGVEAVTSGYTGGRVDSPSYRQVCEGGTGHAEAVRIVFDPEVIGYRDLLEIFFVIHDPTSLNRQGNDVGTQYRSAIFATTDEQLHEALALIEEMGEMRVYPSAIVTKVERAGTFWPAEDVHRDYYARNSDQSYCQYVVAPKIAKFRENFASRRKQGG
- a CDS encoding cation diffusion facilitator family transporter: MRTLTPHQALLLSILAALTTIGMKAGAWWLTGSVGFLSDALESLVNLAGASFALLMVSLARAPADPEHPYGHGKAEYFSAAFEGMLIFVAALVILATAVERLIHPQPLGALGLGTVLSVGASLVNLVVARILFQVGRAHRSLALEADARHLMTDVWTTAGVVAGVGLASLSGWNWLDPLVAAGVAVNILREGWGLMHRSVDGLMDRALDDAEIRHIEAVLHSCCNGGGRFVNLKTRVAGAMQFAHVDLRVPGDWTVAHAHALADAAEEAVRTQTGTRLTTHIEPID
- a CDS encoding FKBP-type peptidyl-prolyl cis-trans isomerase: MSQTTTASGLIIEDMEVGNGATAEKGKSVSVHYTGWLTDGRKFDSSKDRNDPFEFPLGAGHVIRGWDEGVQGMQEGGRRKLTIPPELGYGARGAGGVIPPNATLVFEVELLKVR
- the rfaE2 gene encoding D-glycero-beta-D-manno-heptose 1-phosphate adenylyltransferase, whose product is MRYFRPAFETKICPPEELASRAAALPRPLVFTNGCFDILHRGHVTYLAQARALGAAMIVALNTDASVRRLGKGDDRPVNPLEDRAAVMAALECVDLVTWFDEDTPLACILEARPDVLVKGGDWAPERIIGAAEVRSWGGTVHSIPFQHERSTTALLGRIRRS
- a CDS encoding fused MFS/spermidine synthase; the encoded protein is MTRSASPVRTVVLFATVFVEGFSSLGAEIIALRRLVPHLGSAITVTAPTIGFFLLALALGYQAGGRVERDFLGRVRRNFLLAAALIAVGLAGPVIDALFAHVTPAPLAYLIFVAGVLCPIAWLLGQTVPVLTNLLRDDRVGARSGAALYWSTLGSFLGSLSLSLLVMQWLGVAAAILVCATLLLCLVPWLQDSRERTVAADLPLIALVAVAAFGGNVLLPQQIETAYATYRVGPVALPGMTDPRVFWINNQVASIIDDSEPPRYTRYIERLRTVMLDEMGFRSRSILVLGAGGFTLSHREPLNDYLYVDIDPAIRELAEREFLGTGSRGRFVAADARRFVADTDERFDAVVVDAYSALTSIPAHLVTREFWQGTQRVLAPQGVMFANLILDSRLATPYARNLLATIQSVYGPCAVEILFRDRPLSNVLVQCFAGAPPPAAEPYTDERNRADLDVLRSR
- the coxB gene encoding cytochrome c oxidase subunit II — protein: MRLAGRVAAPVILLPVASAAVAQSIPSKFNLPPPVTPIGAQIYDLHNLMLIICLVIFVAVFGVMFWAVFRHRKSRGAVAANFHENTSVEIAWTIIPVFILLGMAWPATKTVLDMKNTADPDITIKATGYQWKWGYDYLQGEGQGIRFVSNLSTPRDQIEGAAPKGEHYLLEVDNPLVVPVGKRIRVLTTANDVIHSWWVPAFGVKQDAIPGFIRDAWFRADTEGVYRGNCAELCGRDHGFMPVEVHVVSQQAYTEWVARQLAAGAASDTAGATAQGATPVPAAPTEGVAQSAPANAAPAGN
- the recQ gene encoding DNA helicase RecQ; translated protein: MPLMTPVAASPSSLHLLEHVFGYTAFRGEQAAIVEHVAAGGDALVLMPTGGGKSLCFQIPALMRTGTAVVVSPLIALMQDQVSALREAGVAAAYLNSSQAADESAAVERDLVAGRLDLLYVAPERLLTARLLATLDRLHEAGRIALFAIDEAHCVSQWGHDFRPEYLQLSVLSERFPAVPRIALTATADPETREEIARRLALGDARRFVSSFDRPNIRYRMVDKDNPRAQLLAFIRDDHAGEAGIVYCLSRRKVEETAAWLGEQGIRALPYHAGMAQETRAAHQSRFLREDGIVMVATIAFGMGIDKPDVRFVAHLDLPRSIEGYYQETGRAGRDGLAAQAWMAWGAQDVVQQRRMIDESEGADEFKWRARARLDALVGLVETTGCRRQFLLAHFGEAGEACGNCDNCLEPPRTWDATDAARRALSGVFRTGQRFGAGHVIDVLRGELTDKVRDWKHDQVSTFGIGADLDEKTWRTLFRQLVARGLLAVDHDRHSALTLTDLARPLLRGEAEFALRLAPEKRRAKRSRSTRLDIPDGVPLTLFDRLRAWRAATARERNVPAYVIFHDATLREIALARPATLAELAGISGIGDRKLDAYGADILAEIAREV